A window from Actimicrobium sp. CCC2.4 encodes these proteins:
- a CDS encoding cystathionine beta-lyase: MTHSKSLQTLLSHSNYIAPEGFAAFPVPIHHASTVVFKDVAAMRSRSWQHKNAYTYGLHGTPTSFTLEARLAEIEDAHQCLLAPSGLAAIALVNLGLLKSGDDVLLPDNVYGPNREMAQWLAQDYGISVRLYDPMIGAGIAELIEPHTRLLWTEAPGSITMEVPDIPALCAAAHARGVLVAIDNTWSAGLAFRAFDHGVDIIMQALTKYQSGGADVLMGAVLTRDDALAQQLGRAHMRLGMGVGMDDVYMVLRSLPSMPLRFHAHDMAARQIAGWLKSRPEITTVLHPALEDCPGHAHWKRDFTGAGGLFSVIFDARFTEAQTDRFVNALQLFRIGFSWGGSNSLCVPYRIGSMRDSWQHAGQLVRFNIGLENPLDLIADIERALATLSA; the protein is encoded by the coding sequence GTGACCCATTCGAAATCCCTGCAAACCCTGCTGAGCCATAGCAACTACATCGCACCGGAGGGCTTCGCGGCTTTCCCGGTGCCCATTCACCATGCCTCCACGGTGGTCTTCAAGGATGTTGCCGCGATGCGTTCGCGCAGCTGGCAACACAAGAACGCGTACACCTACGGCTTGCACGGCACACCGACCTCGTTCACGCTCGAAGCCCGTCTAGCCGAAATCGAAGACGCGCATCAATGCCTGCTGGCACCGAGCGGGCTGGCCGCGATTGCACTGGTCAATCTCGGGCTGCTGAAATCCGGCGACGACGTGCTGTTGCCGGACAATGTCTACGGGCCGAATCGCGAGATGGCGCAATGGCTGGCGCAGGATTACGGTATCAGCGTGCGACTCTACGATCCGATGATCGGTGCCGGCATCGCGGAGCTGATCGAGCCTCATACCCGCTTGCTGTGGACCGAAGCACCCGGCTCGATCACGATGGAAGTGCCGGATATCCCGGCCTTGTGCGCGGCGGCCCATGCGCGCGGCGTGCTGGTGGCGATCGACAATACCTGGTCAGCCGGACTCGCTTTTCGCGCCTTCGACCACGGCGTCGACATCATCATGCAGGCGCTGACCAAGTACCAGTCAGGTGGCGCCGACGTGCTGATGGGCGCCGTGCTCACCCGTGATGACGCGCTTGCCCAGCAACTCGGACGGGCCCACATGCGGCTCGGCATGGGTGTCGGCATGGATGACGTGTACATGGTGCTGCGCAGCTTGCCATCGATGCCCTTGCGGTTCCACGCGCACGATATGGCGGCGCGGCAGATTGCCGGCTGGCTCAAGAGCCGTCCCGAAATCACCACCGTGTTACATCCGGCGTTGGAGGATTGCCCTGGGCACGCCCACTGGAAACGCGACTTCACCGGCGCCGGCGGCTTGTTCTCGGTGATCTTCGATGCGCGCTTCACGGAAGCGCAGACCGACCGCTTCGTCAACGCGCTGCAGTTGTTCCGCATCGGCTTCAGTTGGGGCGGCAGCAACAGCCTGTGCGTGCCTTACCGCATCGGCAGCATGCGTGACAGCTGGCAGCATGCCGGTCAGCTGGTGCGCTTCAATATCGGTCTTGAAAATCCGCTGGATCTGATCGCTGATATTGAACGTGCCCTCGCAACGTTGTCTGCCTGA
- a CDS encoding AraC family transcriptional regulator, producing MDKGNVSIYFVRSALEAVIARGIDPAALLRKAGIAPVLLQSSQSRVTAQNFSTLWRGVALALDDELFGQDSRRMKPGTFAMLSRGLIHCPTLRLALLQMARFFNLILDDFQCALEVDDRHAHLAIRETAGRAPHVFGIETLLMMQHGVACWLVGRRIAIRSATFAYPEPSRSAEYQRMYSEQLCFDADATRLSFDLAHLDLPVIQNGDSLKDFLRGAPANIVLKYKNTAGLAAQIRRRLRAAARTEWPDFDVVADSLHMTPSTLRRRLDEEGQSFQAIKDQLRRDMAVDYLCHTDRSMSDIAGDLGFAEASAFHRAFKKWTGASPGQYRQRVHAP from the coding sequence ATGGACAAAGGTAACGTCTCGATTTACTTCGTGCGCTCGGCCCTTGAAGCGGTCATTGCGCGCGGCATCGATCCGGCTGCGCTGTTGCGCAAGGCGGGCATCGCGCCGGTGCTGCTGCAGTCATCGCAAAGTCGCGTGACTGCACAAAATTTCAGCACCCTGTGGCGCGGCGTCGCGCTGGCGCTCGATGACGAACTGTTCGGTCAGGACAGCCGCCGCATGAAGCCGGGCACCTTTGCGATGCTCAGCCGCGGCCTGATTCATTGTCCGACGCTGCGGCTGGCGCTGCTGCAGATGGCGCGGTTTTTCAATCTGATACTTGATGATTTCCAGTGCGCGCTGGAAGTCGATGATCGCCATGCCCATCTGGCCATCCGCGAAACAGCAGGACGAGCGCCCCATGTGTTCGGTATCGAGACGCTGCTGATGATGCAGCATGGCGTCGCGTGCTGGCTGGTGGGCAGGCGCATCGCGATCCGGTCGGCGACGTTTGCGTATCCGGAACCGTCGCGCAGTGCCGAATACCAGCGCATGTACAGCGAACAGTTGTGCTTTGATGCGGATGCAACCCGGCTCTCGTTTGACCTGGCGCATCTGGATTTGCCGGTGATTCAGAACGGCGACAGCCTGAAGGATTTCCTGCGCGGCGCACCGGCCAACATCGTCCTGAAATACAAGAACACGGCCGGCCTGGCCGCGCAAATCCGGCGTCGGCTGCGGGCAGCGGCGCGCACCGAATGGCCTGATTTTGACGTCGTCGCCGACAGCCTGCACATGACGCCGTCGACACTGCGCCGGCGACTGGACGAAGAAGGTCAATCGTTCCAAGCCATCAAGGATCAACTGCGGCGCGATATGGCGGTGGATTATTTATGTCACACCGACCGCAGCATGTCAGACATCGCCGGCGATCTCGGCTTTGCGGAAGCCAGCGCGTTTCATCGGGCCTTCAAGAAGTGGACTGGTGCAAGTCCGGGGCAATACCGGCAGCGGGTGCATGCGCCCTGA
- the icmF gene encoding fused isobutyryl-CoA mutase/GTPase IcmF → MTDLSVVQKLTEYKVVNKVRFVTAASLFDGHDASINIMRRILMANGVEVIHLGHNRSVDDIVTAALQEDVQGIAISSYQGGHVEYFKYMIDLLRERGGAHIKVFGGGGGVIVPTEIADLHAYGVSRIFSPEDGQRLGLVGMILSMIQACDIDLSTYAPTTLAPLQNGSLIERQRPLSQLITALENDHVSAALRTGLHTAADVIKVPVLGITGTGGAGKSSLTDELIRRIRLDQDDALNIAVISIDPSRRKSGGALLGDRIRMNAISPWGGISRVFMRSLATREAGSEISQALPDVIAACKVAGFDLVIVETSGIGQGDAAIVQHVDLSMYVMTPEFGAASQLEKIDMLDFADFVTINKFDRKGSLDALRDVAKQYQRNRELWSLKPEQMPVFGTQASRFNDDGVTALYQGLLPRLADCGLPVKAGKLAAVDVRHSSGKNAIVPPARSRYLAEIADTVRGYHVFTAKNVKLARERQQLQESKRMLTEAGRVVDMDDLITDRDNRLDAGAKQLIAGWPAMQVAYAGDEYVVKIRDKEIRTRLVATTLSGTKIRKVALPRFEDHGEILRFLMLENVPGSFPYTAGVFPFKRENEDPTRMFAGEGDAFRTNRRFKLVSEGMEAKRLSTAFDSVTLYGADPAVRPDIYGKVGNSGVSIATLDDMKVLYSGFELCDPTTSVSMTINGPAPSILAMFMNTAIDQQLDKFRAEKSREPTADEAAKVRAWVLQNVRGTVQADILKEDQGQNTCIFSTEFSLKVMGDIQQYFVQHLVRNFYSVSISGYHIAEAGANPISQLGFTLSNGFTFVEAYLARGMKIDDFSPNLSFFFSNGMDPEYTVLGRVARRIWAVAMREKYGANERSQKLKYHIQTSGRSLHAQEIDFNDIRTTLQALIAIYDNCNSLHTNAYDEAITTPTDESVRRALAIQLIINREWGLAKNENPNQGSFIIDELTDLVEEAVLQEFERIAERGGVLGAMETGYQRGKIQEESMLYEHQKHDGTLPIIGVNTFRNPKASDTPQIIELARSSDEEKQSQLARLAAFHALHADESPAMLAALQQAVIEDGNVFEKLMDAVRVCSLGQITDALFEVGGQYRRSM, encoded by the coding sequence ATGACCGATCTCTCCGTTGTCCAGAAACTGACCGAATACAAAGTCGTCAACAAGGTTCGCTTCGTCACGGCCGCGTCGCTCTTCGATGGCCACGATGCGTCGATCAACATCATGCGCCGCATCCTGATGGCCAATGGCGTCGAGGTGATCCATCTCGGGCATAACCGCTCGGTCGACGACATCGTCACCGCCGCCTTGCAGGAAGACGTACAGGGCATTGCGATCTCGAGTTATCAGGGCGGTCACGTCGAATACTTCAAGTACATGATCGACCTGCTGCGCGAACGCGGCGGCGCGCATATCAAGGTCTTTGGCGGCGGTGGCGGCGTAATTGTCCCCACTGAAATCGCCGACCTGCACGCGTATGGCGTGTCGCGTATTTTCAGTCCCGAAGACGGCCAGCGCCTTGGCCTCGTCGGCATGATCCTGTCGATGATCCAGGCTTGCGATATCGACCTGTCGACCTACGCACCGACCACGCTCGCACCGCTGCAAAACGGCTCGCTGATCGAGCGTCAGCGGCCGCTGTCACAACTCATCACCGCACTGGAAAACGATCACGTTTCTGCTGCCCTCAGAACCGGATTGCATACCGCTGCCGACGTCATCAAGGTGCCGGTACTCGGCATCACCGGCACCGGTGGCGCGGGTAAATCGTCGCTCACTGACGAGCTGATCCGCCGCATCCGGCTCGACCAGGATGATGCGTTGAACATCGCCGTGATCTCGATCGATCCGTCACGCCGCAAGTCCGGTGGCGCGCTGCTCGGCGATCGTATTCGCATGAACGCCATCAGTCCCTGGGGCGGTATCAGCCGCGTCTTCATGCGCTCGCTGGCCACGCGCGAAGCCGGTTCCGAAATCTCGCAGGCGCTGCCCGATGTGATTGCTGCCTGCAAGGTGGCCGGCTTTGATCTGGTCATCGTCGAGACCTCCGGCATCGGCCAGGGCGACGCCGCCATCGTCCAGCATGTCGACCTGTCGATGTACGTGATGACGCCGGAATTCGGCGCGGCCTCGCAGCTCGAAAAAATCGACATGCTCGACTTCGCCGACTTCGTCACCATCAACAAATTTGACCGCAAGGGCTCGCTCGATGCACTGCGCGATGTCGCCAAGCAGTACCAGCGCAACCGCGAACTGTGGAGCCTGAAGCCGGAGCAGATGCCGGTGTTCGGCACGCAGGCATCGCGCTTTAATGACGATGGCGTCACGGCCTTGTATCAAGGCTTGCTGCCACGGCTGGCTGACTGCGGTTTGCCGGTCAAGGCCGGCAAGCTCGCAGCGGTTGACGTGCGCCACTCGTCGGGCAAGAACGCCATCGTGCCACCGGCCCGCAGCCGCTATCTGGCCGAGATCGCCGACACCGTGCGCGGTTATCACGTCTTCACCGCCAAGAATGTCAAGCTGGCGCGCGAACGCCAGCAATTGCAGGAATCGAAACGCATGCTGACCGAAGCCGGCAGGGTCGTCGACATGGACGACCTGATCACTGATCGCGACAACCGGCTCGACGCTGGTGCCAAGCAACTCATCGCCGGCTGGCCCGCGATGCAGGTGGCCTACGCCGGTGACGAGTACGTGGTCAAGATTCGCGACAAGGAAATCCGCACTCGCCTGGTCGCCACCACGCTGTCTGGCACCAAGATCCGCAAGGTCGCCTTGCCGCGCTTTGAAGACCACGGCGAGATACTGCGTTTTCTGATGCTGGAAAACGTGCCGGGGTCGTTTCCGTACACCGCCGGCGTGTTCCCGTTCAAGCGTGAAAACGAAGACCCTACCCGCATGTTTGCCGGTGAGGGCGATGCCTTCCGCACCAACCGCCGTTTCAAGCTGGTCTCTGAAGGGATGGAGGCGAAGCGCCTGTCGACCGCGTTTGACTCGGTTACCTTGTACGGTGCCGATCCGGCGGTGCGTCCTGACATCTACGGCAAAGTCGGCAATTCGGGCGTCTCGATTGCGACGCTCGACGACATGAAAGTGCTTTATAGCGGCTTCGAATTGTGCGACCCGACCACCTCGGTCTCAATGACCATCAATGGTCCCGCACCGTCGATTCTGGCGATGTTCATGAACACCGCGATCGACCAGCAACTCGACAAGTTCCGCGCCGAAAAGTCACGCGAGCCGACTGCCGACGAAGCCGCCAAGGTCCGCGCGTGGGTCTTGCAGAATGTGCGTGGCACGGTGCAGGCCGACATCCTGAAAGAAGACCAGGGCCAGAACACCTGCATCTTCTCGACCGAATTTTCATTGAAGGTGATGGGCGACATCCAGCAGTATTTTGTCCAGCATCTGGTGCGCAATTTTTACTCGGTATCGATCTCCGGTTATCACATCGCCGAAGCCGGCGCGAACCCGATTTCGCAGCTTGGTTTCACGCTGTCGAATGGCTTCACGTTTGTCGAAGCCTACCTGGCGCGCGGCATGAAGATCGATGATTTCTCGCCGAATCTGTCGTTCTTCTTCAGCAATGGCATGGACCCGGAATACACGGTGCTGGGCCGCGTCGCCCGCCGCATCTGGGCGGTGGCGATGCGCGAAAAATACGGTGCCAACGAACGTTCACAAAAGCTCAAGTACCACATCCAGACCTCGGGTCGTTCGCTGCATGCGCAGGAAATCGACTTCAACGATATCCGCACCACGCTGCAAGCCTTGATCGCGATCTACGACAACTGCAACTCGCTGCACACCAACGCCTACGACGAAGCCATCACCACGCCGACCGATGAATCGGTGCGCCGTGCACTGGCAATCCAGCTGATCATCAACCGCGAATGGGGTCTGGCCAAGAACGAGAATCCGAACCAGGGCAGCTTTATCATCGATGAGCTGACCGACCTGGTTGAAGAAGCAGTGCTGCAGGAATTCGAGCGTATTGCCGAACGCGGTGGTGTACTCGGTGCTATGGAAACCGGCTACCAGCGCGGCAAGATCCAGGAAGAGTCGATGCTCTACGAGCACCAGAAACACGACGGCACGCTGCCCATCATCGGCGTCAATACCTTCCGCAATCCGAAGGCCAGTGACACGCCGCAAATCATCGAACTGGCCCGTTCCAGCGATGAAGAAAAGCAGTCGCAGCTGGCGCGCCTGGCGGCCTTTCATGCACTGCATGCCGATGAATCACCGGCCATGCTGGCCGCGCTGCAGCAAGCGGTGATCGAGGACGGCAACGTGTTCGAGAAGCTCATGGATGCGGTGCGGGTCTGCTCGCTCGGGCAGATTACCGATGCGCTGTTCGAGGTGGGCGGGCAGTATCGGCGCAGCATGTGA
- a CDS encoding type II toxin-antitoxin system VapC family toxin, producing MIVRDTHSLIWWVTGDKMLSDQAKKTIESEMSVPGGQIIVSAISAWEIAMLVEKGRLILSMDVAGWLDAVAEIDTVKFWPVDVALALKSVDLPGEFHKDPADRMIVATARKLAAPLVTKDEKIRAYEHVKSIW from the coding sequence ATGATTGTGCGGGATACGCACTCACTAATCTGGTGGGTTACTGGTGACAAGATGTTGAGCGACCAGGCGAAAAAAACCATTGAATCGGAAATGTCTGTTCCTGGCGGTCAAATTATTGTCTCGGCAATATCCGCCTGGGAAATTGCAATGCTCGTAGAAAAAGGACGACTCATCCTTTCGATGGATGTTGCGGGCTGGCTCGATGCGGTGGCTGAAATCGATACGGTGAAATTCTGGCCGGTAGATGTTGCGCTTGCATTGAAGTCGGTTGATCTGCCTGGGGAGTTTCACAAAGATCCCGCAGACAGGATGATTGTCGCGACTGCGCGGAAGCTCGCCGCACCGCTCGTGACGAAAGATGAAAAAATTCGAGCATACGAACACGTCAAGTCGATCTGGTGA
- a CDS encoding type II toxin-antitoxin system Phd/YefM family antitoxin — translation MENKQVSKSEFKSKALEYFRQVESSGQSVIVTDHGRPALEVRPYRNIDQKRNPLDVLRGSVVSYVDPTSPIDVDWESAQ, via the coding sequence ATGGAAAACAAGCAAGTTTCTAAGTCTGAGTTCAAATCGAAGGCGTTGGAATATTTTCGGCAGGTCGAGTCATCCGGTCAGAGTGTGATCGTCACCGACCACGGAAGGCCAGCCCTTGAAGTCCGTCCGTACCGCAATATCGACCAAAAACGCAATCCGCTCGATGTTCTCCGGGGCTCGGTCGTCAGTTACGTTGACCCGACTTCTCCCATCGATGTCGATTGGGAGTCGGCGCAATGA
- a CDS encoding acyl-CoA dehydrogenase family protein, whose amino-acid sequence MDFSLSSEIKDLQERTRRFIADVVIPFENDPRQTGHGPTESLREELVAAGRAAGLLTPHASVELGGLGLSHVAKAAVFEAAGYSPLGPVALNIHAPDEGNIHLMEHVASPAQKERWLRPLVEGRIRSCFAMTEPAPGAGSDPSMMQTIAIQDGDDYLISGTKWFITGAEGASFAIIMARMEDGSATMFLSDMNRPGIVLERLMESLDSCFAGGHGVLRFDNVRVPATDVLGEIGKGFRYAQIRLAPARLTHCMRWLGQAQRAHDVALDYASERQAFGKALGEHEGVGFMLADNAMDLHTARLNILHTAWVLDEGGRGNIESSMTKVICSEAIWRVVDRCVQILGGRGVTAETIVMRIFKDVRGFRIYDGPSEVHRWSIANKLVGARKKEQGTATS is encoded by the coding sequence ATGGACTTTTCACTGTCATCTGAAATCAAGGATCTGCAGGAACGCACCCGCCGTTTCATCGCCGACGTCGTCATCCCGTTCGAAAATGATCCGCGTCAAACCGGCCACGGTCCTACCGAATCGCTGCGTGAAGAACTGGTCGCTGCCGGTCGCGCGGCCGGTTTGCTGACGCCGCATGCGTCGGTCGAACTGGGGGGGCTGGGCTTGTCCCATGTCGCCAAGGCGGCCGTGTTTGAAGCCGCCGGTTACTCGCCGCTCGGTCCGGTTGCGCTGAACATCCACGCGCCGGACGAAGGAAATATCCATTTGATGGAACACGTCGCGTCGCCCGCGCAAAAAGAGCGTTGGTTGCGACCGCTGGTCGAAGGCCGGATCCGCTCGTGCTTTGCGATGACCGAACCGGCACCCGGTGCCGGCTCCGACCCGTCGATGATGCAAACCATTGCTATCCAGGATGGCGACGACTACCTGATCAGCGGCACCAAGTGGTTCATCACCGGTGCCGAAGGCGCGAGCTTTGCGATCATCATGGCGCGCATGGAAGACGGTTCGGCGACGATGTTCCTGTCCGATATGAATCGTCCGGGCATCGTGCTGGAACGCTTGATGGAGTCGCTCGATTCCTGTTTTGCGGGTGGCCATGGCGTGCTGCGTTTTGATAATGTGCGGGTGCCGGCCACCGATGTACTTGGTGAAATCGGCAAGGGTTTTCGCTATGCGCAGATTCGTCTGGCACCGGCACGGTTGACGCACTGCATGCGCTGGCTCGGGCAGGCACAGCGCGCGCATGACGTTGCGCTGGACTATGCCAGCGAGCGCCAGGCGTTCGGCAAAGCGCTGGGTGAACACGAAGGCGTCGGCTTCATGCTGGCTGATAACGCGATGGACTTGCATACGGCACGGCTCAATATTCTGCATACCGCATGGGTGCTCGACGAAGGCGGTCGCGGCAATATCGAATCGAGCATGACCAAGGTGATCTGTTCGGAAGCGATCTGGCGCGTGGTTGATCGCTGCGTCCAGATCCTGGGCGGACGCGGTGTGACCGCTGAGACCATCGTCATGCGGATCTTCAAGGATGTGCGCGGGTTCCGCATTTATGACGGCCCGAGCGAAGTGCACCGCTGGAGCATCGCCAACAAACTTGTCGGGGCACGCAAAAAAGAGCAGGGCACCGCAACCTCATGA
- a CDS encoding histidine phosphatase family protein: MSQLTLLRHGQAAFGASDYDQLSSLGQLQAQATGEFFYQRGTTFDRVWIGPRRRHRFTAQLALAEIGGAIPVIDDGLDEFAEGSQLLAGAEQRTGMQVLSDASVPAATRLRLYAEEIRLWADGSIVVDGVAPAAQFRATVADWLRRATADTAPGQKVLAVTSAGVIAAVLCEVAGLPDSALAHFIGVIGNASLTGVVFSGKGTGLTYFNGTGHLAGDLLSGI, from the coding sequence ATGAGCCAGCTGACTTTGCTGCGCCACGGCCAGGCCGCGTTCGGTGCCAGCGACTACGATCAGCTGTCATCGCTGGGGCAGTTGCAGGCGCAAGCGACCGGCGAATTTTTTTATCAGCGCGGGACCACCTTTGACCGTGTCTGGATCGGACCGCGCCGGCGTCATCGCTTTACTGCCCAGCTGGCATTAGCTGAGATCGGCGGGGCGATTCCGGTCATCGACGATGGCCTCGATGAGTTCGCCGAAGGATCGCAATTACTGGCCGGTGCAGAGCAACGTACCGGCATGCAGGTCCTGTCCGATGCCAGCGTCCCGGCAGCAACGCGGCTGCGCCTGTATGCCGAAGAAATCCGCCTGTGGGCTGACGGCAGCATCGTTGTCGATGGTGTCGCGCCCGCTGCGCAATTTCGTGCCACGGTGGCAGACTGGTTGCGCCGCGCCACGGCCGACACGGCACCGGGACAGAAGGTGCTGGCAGTGACTTCTGCCGGCGTCATTGCCGCTGTACTGTGCGAAGTCGCCGGCTTGCCGGACAGCGCACTGGCGCACTTTATCGGCGTGATCGGCAATGCCTCGTTGACCGGCGTGGTGTTTTCGGGGAAGGGCACGGGGCTGACTTATTTCAATGGCACCGGACATCTGGCCGGCGATCTGTTGAGCGGGATCTGA
- a CDS encoding acetyl-CoA C-acyltransferase family protein, with amino-acid sequence MSQREVVVVGLARTAIGTFGGSLKDVPLCTLATTAVRAALERSGVDAAAVGHVVMGNVVPTEPRDAYLSRVASMDAGIPQETPAFNVNRLCGSGLQAIISAAQTIMLGDAEVAIGGGAESMSRGIYIMPSARWGNRMGDTGVVDYVAGILHDPWQPVHMGVTAENVAERFHITREMQDALALESQRRAAHAIAAGYFKDQIVPVEVKTRKGIVLFDTDEHVRVETSAESLAKMKPVFKKDGMVTVGNASGLNDGAGAVVLADAQRAAALGLKPLARLVAYAHAGVEPLYMGIGPVPATRLALQRAGLRVEDLDVIESNEAFAAQACAVIQELGFDPAKVNPNGSGISLGHPVGATGAIITVKAINELHRIGGRYALVTMCIGGGQGIAAIFERM; translated from the coding sequence ATGTCACAACGCGAAGTCGTCGTCGTCGGTCTGGCCAGAACGGCCATCGGCACTTTTGGCGGTTCACTCAAGGATGTACCGCTGTGTACGCTGGCAACCACCGCCGTGCGCGCCGCGCTGGAGCGCTCAGGCGTCGATGCTGCAGCGGTCGGCCATGTCGTGATGGGTAATGTGGTCCCGACAGAACCGCGGGACGCCTACCTGAGCCGGGTCGCATCAATGGATGCCGGCATTCCGCAGGAAACGCCTGCCTTCAACGTCAACCGCCTGTGCGGTTCGGGCCTGCAAGCGATCATCTCGGCGGCGCAGACCATCATGCTGGGCGATGCTGAGGTTGCCATCGGCGGCGGTGCCGAATCGATGAGCCGGGGGATTTACATCATGCCGTCGGCGCGCTGGGGTAACCGGATGGGGGATACCGGCGTGGTCGATTATGTCGCCGGCATCCTGCATGATCCGTGGCAACCGGTGCACATGGGCGTGACCGCCGAAAATGTCGCCGAGCGCTTTCACATCACGCGCGAGATGCAGGACGCACTGGCTCTTGAGAGCCAGCGCCGGGCCGCCCACGCCATCGCTGCCGGTTACTTCAAGGACCAGATCGTGCCGGTCGAAGTCAAGACCCGCAAAGGTATCGTGCTGTTCGATACCGATGAACATGTACGCGTGGAGACCTCGGCCGAATCACTGGCCAAAATGAAGCCGGTCTTCAAGAAAGACGGCATGGTCACGGTCGGCAATGCGTCCGGTCTGAACGATGGCGCTGGTGCGGTGGTGCTGGCCGACGCGCAACGTGCGGCAGCGCTCGGCCTCAAGCCGCTGGCCCGGTTGGTTGCTTATGCCCACGCCGGTGTCGAACCGCTGTACATGGGCATTGGGCCGGTGCCGGCGACGCGTCTGGCCTTGCAGCGCGCCGGCTTGCGGGTTGAAGACCTTGATGTAATTGAGTCCAATGAAGCCTTTGCTGCGCAGGCGTGCGCGGTCATTCAGGAACTGGGCTTTGACCCGGCCAAGGTCAATCCGAATGGTTCGGGCATTTCGCTCGGTCATCCGGTCGGCGCAACCGGCGCGATCATCACCGTCAAGGCGATCAACGAACTGCATCGCATCGGCGGCCGCTATGCATTGGTGACGATGTGTATTGGTGGCGGGCAGGGGATTGCAGCGATTTTCGAACGGATGTGA